A genomic stretch from Lathyrus oleraceus cultivar Zhongwan6 chromosome 2, CAAS_Psat_ZW6_1.0, whole genome shotgun sequence includes:
- the LOC127123158 gene encoding transcription factor GTE12-like, which translates to MSDNIKPSSLEPSMSHNTKPSSSTAPNTNPSNTQPRKKLIIKLSYPPGSRKRDSDSCATDENKRRKIQDSVKPTVSCYWVDSNYQTKSTVLSQPKNNGNVVENKKIIKNQVSNTTPLSQPKDNDNVVEDKKMIKNQVSKTTPLSQPKDNDNVVEDKKMIMNQVSKTTPLSQPKDNMKDSTTRGKECGLKKAMECVKRRQCWLILKRMLVDRDGWDLKDPPKIAKSNKCKIKAIGLKEIERKMRLYATEDEFASDMRLVFSNAMVMYPPRNHIYQIAKKFSDTFEHKWKSLKNTWELEDTKRSNTQKRY; encoded by the coding sequence ATGTCCGACAACATCAAACCTTCTTCCCTAGAACCATCCATGTCACATAACACCAAACCTTCTTCCTCAACAGCACCCAACACTAACCCTTCGAACACACAACCTCGTAAAAAACTTATCATCAAGCTCAGTTATCCTCCTGGTTCAAGAAAACGCGATTCAGATTCTTGTGCCACAGATGAAAACAAGAGAAGGAAGATTCAAGATTCTGTAAAACCAACCGTATCCTGTTATTGGGTTGATTCAAATTATCAAACCAAATCAACAGTTTTGTCTCAACCAAAGAATAATGGCAATGTTGTTGAAAACAAGAAGATCATCAAGAACCAAGTTTCCAACACGACACCTTTGTCTCAACCAAAGGATAATGACAATGTTGTTGAAGACAAGAAGATGATCAAGAACCAAGTTTCCAAAACAACACCTTTATCTCAACCAAAGGATAATGACAATGTTGTTGAAGACAAGAAGATGATCATGAACCAAGTTTCCAAAACAACACCTTTGTCTCAACCAAAGGATAACATGAAGGATTCAACAACGAGAGGTAAAGAATGTGGGTTGAAGAAAGCGATGGAGTGTGTTAAGAGGAGGCAATGTTGGTTGATATTGAAGAGGATGTTGGTAGACAGAGATGGTTGGGATTTGAAAGATCCTCCAAAAATAGCAAAGTCTAATAAGTGTAAGATAAAGGCAATAGGTTTGAAGGAAATAGAGAGAAAAATGAGATTGTATGCAACAGAGGATGAGTTTGCTAGCGACATGAGACTTGTGTTCTCTAATGCAATGGTAATGTATCCTCCAAGGAATCATATTTACCAAATTGCAAAAAAGTTTAGTGACACTTTTGAACACAAATGGAAGTCATTGAAGAATACGTGGGAACTTGAGGATACAAAAAGAAGCAACACTCAAAAGAGATACTAA